In Mastigocladopsis repens PCC 10914, a single window of DNA contains:
- a CDS encoding carbonic anhydrase, translated as MERRDFLKLGVTGAFGLVVTASDLLSPVEQVQAAELPPGSPQSLSPDAALQKLMEGNQRFIQHQSQHPDQSQGRLQEVAQAQHPFATILSCADSRVPAEIIFDYGIGDIFDVRIAGNIATPEAIGSIEYAVALLDTPLLMVLGHERCGAVTAAVQNKALLGEIGSFVKAIKPAVEQVKDQSGDAVENAVVANVYYQIERLKRSPLLTERLQSDKLKIVGGRYDLDTGRVTIIT; from the coding sequence ATGGAACGTCGTGACTTCTTGAAGTTGGGAGTTACAGGGGCATTTGGTTTGGTGGTCACTGCTAGTGATTTACTTTCTCCAGTTGAACAGGTTCAAGCTGCTGAATTGCCCCCTGGATCTCCTCAATCCCTCAGTCCTGATGCCGCATTGCAAAAGCTGATGGAGGGAAATCAGCGGTTTATTCAGCATCAATCTCAACATCCTGATCAATCCCAAGGGCGGTTGCAGGAAGTCGCTCAAGCTCAACATCCATTTGCAACCATCTTGAGTTGTGCCGATTCACGAGTTCCCGCAGAAATTATTTTTGATTATGGCATTGGAGACATCTTTGATGTTCGGATTGCCGGAAATATTGCCACGCCTGAGGCGATCGGCAGTATTGAATATGCGGTTGCCTTGTTGGATACTCCTTTGCTAATGGTACTAGGTCATGAGCGATGTGGGGCAGTTACTGCAGCTGTACAAAACAAAGCGCTGCTCGGTGAGATTGGTAGCTTTGTTAAGGCAATTAAGCCAGCCGTGGAACAGGTCAAGGATCAGTCGGGTGATGCGGTTGAAAACGCTGTGGTTGCAAATGTGTACTATCAAATTGAACGGTTGAAGCGCTCGCCACTCTTAACTGAGCGGTTGCAGTCCGACAAATTGAAAATTGTGGGAGGTCGTTATGACTTGGATACGGGGAGGGTAACTATCATTACCTAA
- a CDS encoding DUF1830 domain-containing protein, which produces MAQILDPLPPEQSGKMFCCYVNATSKIQVARISNIPNWYFERVVFPGQRLVFEAPREAQLEIHTGMMASAILSDTIPCDRLAINEPSIYEFDTNSQPAIDSINKKPIVQIHTTTGDFIKPLQVAGLVSID; this is translated from the coding sequence ATGGCTCAAATATTAGATCCTCTACCACCTGAGCAATCGGGTAAGATGTTCTGCTGCTACGTTAATGCCACAAGCAAAATACAGGTGGCTCGCATCTCAAATATTCCCAACTGGTACTTTGAACGGGTTGTTTTTCCTGGACAAAGGTTAGTGTTTGAAGCTCCGAGAGAAGCTCAACTCGAGATTCATACCGGCATGATGGCAAGTGCAATTTTATCGGATACGATTCCGTGCGATCGCCTTGCAATCAATGAACCTAGCATTTATGAGTTTGATACAAACTCACAACCAGCAATCGACTCTATCAATAAAAAACCAATTGTGCAAATTCATACAACAACCGGAGATTTCATCAAACCTTTACAAGTCGCTGGTTTAGTATCCATTGATTAA
- a CDS encoding DICT sensory domain-containing protein: MLEGSILQKLETAHRHSKRPIQYGVYYKNTLVSLCHALEDHILSDDSTPLVITAFQRGKWYLQEAERYADIAKKASQVAIMASPDTGFAEHPTSQLPNVNIVAIDPGDPVAQEWHLIILSPNYTAMVICQELSEADYGSTGLPASDVERKFYGLWTFEPELVQETAQLAISHIESYNSELAKELKAHKDTIQPRLATPEDLSSVVSRVVDYLQTGQVNISVSTQTRHQALDRNLVSNEIQAFLRMAQMIDAADITNPMAAAEVVALCEIMAQLLDLPAWQTKRLRLAGLLQRIDPLQRAESVLSPGTSTRYQEDAPSSPLSCPLVPGAQVLRTMPRLRAIAQIITHQTEWWDGTGEPAGLAGDEIPLESRILALVADFQWRVNQKKTSQFSREEIFAQALEESKQLQSYRFDPKLVDTLTLLVMGLQQGLDLPLMSPKVSTGMWLLNSRLDSESKTGEQMSTYGK, from the coding sequence ATGTTAGAAGGCTCAATTTTACAAAAGCTAGAAACAGCCCATCGCCATAGTAAAAGACCAATTCAATACGGCGTTTACTATAAAAACACTCTGGTTTCCCTGTGCCATGCGTTGGAAGATCACATCTTAAGTGACGACAGTACACCCTTAGTCATCACAGCCTTCCAACGGGGGAAATGGTATCTGCAAGAAGCCGAAAGATATGCAGATATCGCCAAAAAAGCCAGCCAAGTTGCTATCATGGCTTCCCCGGATACAGGCTTTGCCGAACATCCTACAAGCCAGCTGCCGAATGTGAACATAGTCGCCATAGATCCAGGCGATCCAGTGGCGCAGGAGTGGCATCTCATTATCTTATCACCCAATTACACAGCAATGGTAATTTGTCAAGAATTATCAGAAGCTGATTATGGTTCCACCGGGCTACCCGCATCAGACGTAGAGCGCAAATTCTATGGATTGTGGACATTTGAGCCAGAGTTAGTGCAAGAAACAGCTCAATTAGCAATTTCCCACATCGAAAGCTACAATTCAGAACTGGCAAAAGAACTCAAGGCACACAAAGACACCATTCAACCTCGTCTTGCCACTCCAGAAGACCTGAGTTCAGTGGTTTCCCGCGTCGTAGATTACTTGCAAACCGGGCAAGTGAATATATCCGTATCTACACAGACTCGGCATCAAGCACTAGATCGCAATTTAGTTTCTAACGAAATTCAAGCATTTTTGCGGATGGCGCAAATGATAGATGCTGCTGATATAACCAATCCAATGGCAGCAGCGGAAGTTGTGGCACTCTGTGAAATAATGGCGCAACTTTTAGATCTTCCCGCATGGCAAACGAAACGTCTACGCCTTGCAGGGTTGCTGCAACGTATAGATCCATTACAAAGAGCCGAAAGCGTTCTTTCTCCTGGGACTTCCACCCGCTACCAAGAAGATGCGCCCAGTAGTCCCTTGAGTTGTCCCTTAGTACCAGGAGCGCAAGTTTTACGAACAATGCCACGACTGCGAGCGATCGCACAAATTATTACACATCAAACCGAATGGTGGGATGGTACAGGGGAACCAGCGGGGTTAGCTGGGGATGAAATTCCCTTGGAGTCAAGAATTTTGGCATTAGTCGCCGACTTCCAGTGGCGCGTGAATCAGAAGAAAACGTCTCAGTTCAGTCGGGAGGAGATATTTGCTCAAGCTCTAGAAGAGAGTAAACAATTACAATCGTACCGCTTTGACCCCAAACTTGTAGATACACTAACTTTGTTAGTCATGGGTTTGCAACAAGGACTGGACTTACCCTTGATGTCACCCAAAGTTAGCACTGGTATGTGGCTGCTTAATAGTAGGCTAGATAGCGAAAGTAAGACTGGTGAGCAGATGAGTACTTACGGCAAATAA
- a CDS encoding sodium-dependent bicarbonate transport family permease yields the protein MDGSLIISNILNPPVLFFFLGMTAVFVKSDLEIPAPVPKLLSLYLLFAIGFKGGVELIKSGITQEVVLTLFAAMLMACLVPIYTFFILKLKLDTYDAAAIAATYGSISAVTFITASAFLTELGIAFDGYMVAALALMESPAIIVGLILVNLFTIEQGKPRDFAWSEVLQEAFLNSSVFLLVGSLVIGFLTGEHGWQVLEPFTQGLFYGVLTFFLLDMGLVAARRIKDLQKTGFFLISFAILIPILNAGIGLLIAKFIGMPKGDALLFAVLCASASYIAVPAAMRMTVPEANPSLYVSTALAVTFPFNIIVGIPLYLYGINLLWR from the coding sequence ATGGATGGCAGTTTGATCATATCCAACATCCTGAATCCGCCAGTCCTGTTTTTCTTCTTGGGGATGACTGCCGTTTTTGTCAAGTCCGATTTGGAAATTCCTGCACCTGTGCCCAAACTCCTGTCGCTTTATCTGCTGTTTGCGATCGGGTTTAAGGGGGGAGTCGAACTAATCAAAAGTGGAATTACTCAGGAAGTGGTTCTGACACTCTTTGCAGCCATGTTAATGGCGTGTTTAGTCCCAATTTACACCTTTTTTATTCTCAAGCTGAAGTTAGATACTTATGATGCTGCCGCGATCGCCGCAACCTATGGCTCCATCAGTGCTGTCACCTTCATCACGGCGAGTGCCTTTTTAACTGAGCTTGGCATTGCTTTTGATGGCTACATGGTGGCAGCCCTTGCCCTGATGGAATCTCCAGCCATTATTGTTGGTCTCATTCTGGTAAATCTATTTACTATCGAGCAAGGAAAACCACGAGACTTCGCCTGGTCTGAAGTGTTGCAAGAGGCATTTTTGAACAGTTCAGTCTTTCTCCTGGTCGGTAGCCTGGTGATTGGATTCTTGACTGGAGAACACGGTTGGCAAGTTTTGGAACCCTTTACTCAGGGGTTGTTTTATGGGGTTCTTACGTTCTTTTTACTGGACATGGGATTGGTTGCTGCCCGAAGAATTAAAGACTTGCAAAAAACCGGATTTTTCCTCATTTCGTTTGCGATACTAATTCCAATACTCAATGCAGGCATTGGGTTACTGATTGCCAAATTTATTGGTATGCCTAAGGGAGATGCACTTTTGTTTGCTGTGCTGTGTGCCAGTGCCTCTTACATCGCTGTCCCAGCAGCTATGCGGATGACCGTTCCGGAAGCGAATCCCAGTCTTTATGTTTCTACTGCTCTAGCAGTGACATTTCCGTTCAATATTATTGTGGGAATTCCGCTCTATTTGTACGGAATTAACTTGTTGTGGAGGTAA
- a CDS encoding P-II family nitrogen regulator — MHVVKKIEIIANSFELGKILDSLDKSGVHGHVVIRNVAGKGLRGTTEDLDMTMLDNVYIIAFCMPEQMKPVVENIRPLLNKFGGTCYISDVMEIRSVKCVASM, encoded by the coding sequence ATGCACGTGGTTAAAAAGATAGAAATTATCGCCAACTCGTTTGAGCTTGGCAAAATTTTAGATAGTTTAGACAAGTCAGGTGTACACGGTCATGTTGTGATCCGAAATGTTGCTGGTAAAGGATTACGAGGAACGACGGAAGATTTAGACATGACAATGCTTGATAATGTTTACATTATCGCATTCTGTATGCCTGAGCAAATGAAGCCTGTTGTGGAAAACATTAGACCCCTGCTCAATAAGTTTGGAGGCACCTGTTACATCTCGGATGTCATGGAGATTCGCTCCGTAAAATGTGTCGCGTCGATGTGA
- a CDS encoding TIGR03936 family radical SAM-associated protein — MAVAVEKLITSDIVKPARYLGNELLAVHKPWDKAEIRWVLTYPEVYEVGASNLGHIILYNILNAQPRQLCDRAYLPGPDLAAKLRATQTPLFAVESRRSLCNFDILGFSLSYELGATNILEMLDLAGIPLTWRERLEAETKGAGEVGEAGGENTPSSPPSFCYPLIFAGGQTATSNPEPYADFFDFFALGDGEELLPEIGLVLEEGKKACLSRKELLLDLAQIPGVYVPLFYDMAEDGSVHPNRPEVPKRIVRRVATPIPAYSIGLVPYVEPVHDRLRIEIRRGCTRGCRFCQPGMLTRPARDVEPADVVEAIDSGMRQTGYNEFSLLSLSCSDYLSLPAVGMEIKNRLKDENISLALPSQRVDRFDENIAKILGGTRQGGLTFAPEAGTQRMRDIVNKGLTNEELLRGVKTAWEQGWDKIKLYFMIGLPGETDADVLGIAETVSWLQRECRGKGRRPLSFNLTISNFTPKPHTPFQWHSVSTTEFERKQELLRQAFRRIKGVKVNFTDVRISAMEDFIGRGDRSLAPVVRRAWELGAGMDSWYDNVEKAFSAWGQAICEAGLDWKYRLVEQGEWNLFATGVGQVGQVEQVGQVEQVGQVGGDKIISSSSSNPSTPPSLDAPLPWDYIDTGIDKKWLKEDLQRALEAATVPDCSFEGCSHCGVCGIDFGHNVVISPPSIPEFAGEFAPNTTKAQRLRVWFGKQGGMALVGHLDLMRLFDRAMRRAGLPVSLTGGFHPTPRISIAYALPLGVTSSGEIVDFELTQLVDVETFRQKLADTLPSDIPIYQVEQLDLKASSANQVLEAAEYLITVSCLEEATPAQWQDWIDAIKAKDEIWWEHTTKSGKTQLVNLRDRLFELELFKSPKRPEHQESTVILRYVGSCRHDGVLLRPEQILFMLKEVAGTEFHLLQIHRNRLVLGV; from the coding sequence GTGGCTGTTGCAGTAGAAAAGTTAATCACATCGGATATTGTAAAGCCAGCTCGTTACTTAGGTAACGAGCTCCTAGCAGTTCATAAGCCTTGGGATAAGGCAGAGATCCGCTGGGTCTTAACATACCCAGAGGTGTATGAAGTGGGCGCATCCAATTTAGGGCACATTATCCTCTATAATATTTTGAATGCCCAGCCGCGCCAGTTATGCGATCGCGCTTACCTACCAGGACCAGACCTAGCAGCAAAACTACGAGCAACACAGACACCGTTGTTTGCCGTAGAGTCAAGGCGATCGCTCTGCAATTTTGACATTTTAGGCTTTAGCCTCAGTTATGAACTCGGAGCAACCAACATTCTAGAAATGTTGGACTTGGCTGGTATTCCCCTAACTTGGCGAGAACGCTTGGAGGCGGAAACAAAGGGAGCAGGGGAAGTAGGGGAAGCAGGGGGAGAAAATACTCCCTCATCTCCCCCATCCTTTTGTTACCCCTTAATTTTTGCGGGGGGACAGACGGCGACATCAAATCCTGAACCTTACGCCGACTTCTTCGACTTCTTTGCCTTAGGAGATGGCGAGGAACTACTGCCAGAAATTGGCTTAGTGTTGGAAGAAGGTAAAAAAGCTTGCCTTAGCCGTAAAGAACTGTTGCTAGACTTAGCGCAGATACCAGGCGTCTATGTTCCCCTGTTTTACGACATGGCAGAGGATGGTTCAGTTCATCCCAATCGTCCAGAAGTCCCAAAACGAATTGTGCGGAGGGTGGCGACCCCAATACCAGCGTATTCTATTGGGCTAGTGCCCTACGTGGAGCCAGTGCATGATCGGCTGAGAATCGAAATTCGTCGCGGTTGTACTCGAGGCTGTCGCTTTTGCCAACCAGGAATGCTCACTCGACCAGCGCGGGATGTGGAACCAGCGGATGTCGTGGAAGCAATAGATTCAGGAATGCGGCAAACCGGTTACAATGAGTTTTCGTTACTCTCCCTGAGCTGTTCTGATTATTTATCCCTGCCGGCAGTGGGGATGGAAATAAAAAATCGGTTAAAGGACGAAAATATTTCCCTTGCTTTACCAAGCCAACGAGTTGACAGATTTGATGAAAATATCGCCAAAATCTTGGGCGGTACGCGCCAAGGAGGACTGACCTTTGCTCCAGAAGCAGGAACCCAACGGATGCGAGATATAGTTAACAAGGGTTTGACAAACGAAGAACTGCTGCGGGGTGTAAAAACAGCTTGGGAACAAGGCTGGGACAAAATTAAACTCTATTTCATGATTGGCTTGCCAGGTGAAACCGATGCCGATGTATTAGGCATTGCGGAAACGGTCAGCTGGTTACAACGGGAGTGTCGGGGAAAAGGCAGAAGACCGCTATCATTTAACTTAACCATTTCTAACTTTACGCCCAAGCCCCATACACCTTTTCAGTGGCACTCGGTTTCCACAACTGAGTTTGAGCGCAAGCAAGAATTACTGCGGCAAGCATTCCGCCGAATCAAAGGAGTAAAGGTGAATTTCACCGATGTCCGCATTTCGGCTATGGAAGATTTTATTGGAAGAGGCGATCGCTCTCTCGCCCCAGTCGTGCGACGTGCTTGGGAATTGGGAGCAGGCATGGATTCTTGGTATGATAATGTCGAAAAGGCATTCTCAGCTTGGGGACAAGCCATTTGCGAAGCTGGCTTAGACTGGAAATACCGTCTAGTTGAGCAGGGTGAGTGGAATTTGTTTGCAACAGGAGTAGGGCAAGTAGGGCAAGTAGAGCAAGTAGGGCAAGTAGAGCAAGTAGGGCAAGTAGGGGGAGACAAGATAATCTCTTCTTCTTCCTCCAATCCCTCGACCCCCCCCTCCCTCGACGCACCTCTACCTTGGGACTACATTGACACTGGCATTGACAAAAAATGGCTCAAGGAAGACTTGCAACGTGCCCTAGAAGCAGCAACTGTACCAGATTGCTCTTTTGAAGGTTGTTCTCACTGTGGTGTCTGCGGCATAGACTTTGGTCATAATGTTGTGATTTCGCCGCCTTCTATCCCAGAATTTGCTGGTGAATTTGCCCCGAATACTACCAAGGCACAACGGCTACGCGTCTGGTTTGGTAAGCAAGGCGGTATGGCTTTGGTAGGACATCTAGATTTGATGCGCTTATTTGATAGAGCCATGCGGCGAGCAGGATTGCCAGTTTCTTTGACTGGTGGCTTTCATCCCACCCCCCGTATTTCCATTGCATATGCCTTGCCTTTAGGAGTGACTAGCAGCGGTGAAATTGTCGATTTTGAGCTAACACAGCTAGTTGATGTGGAAACTTTCCGCCAAAAACTCGCTGATACTCTGCCGTCAGACATTCCTATCTATCAGGTGGAACAGCTGGATTTAAAAGCCAGTTCTGCTAATCAAGTTCTGGAAGCTGCGGAGTATCTGATTACTGTCTCTTGTCTGGAGGAAGCTACACCTGCACAATGGCAAGACTGGATTGACGCTATCAAAGCCAAAGATGAGATTTGGTGGGAACACACAACCAAGTCAGGCAAAACTCAGTTGGTAAATCTGCGCGATCGCTTGTTTGAGTTAGAATTATTTAAGTCACCAAAACGCCCAGAGCATCAGGAATCTACAGTCATCCTGCGTTATGTAGGTAGCTGTCGTCATGACGGGGTGCTGTTGCGTCCCGAACAAATCCTGTTTATGCTAAAAGAAGTAGCAGGTACGGAATTTCATCTGCTGCAAATTCATCGGAATCGGCTAGTTTTGGGAGTTTAA
- the clpS gene encoding ATP-dependent Clp protease adapter ClpS yields the protein MSVETIEKRSTSRKLAPRYRVLLHNDEYNPMEYVVQVLLTTVPNLTQPQAVSIMMEAHTNGLALVITCAQEHAEFYCETLKNHGLTSTIEPEE from the coding sequence GTGTCTGTCGAAACCATAGAGAAGCGTTCAACATCCCGCAAGCTAGCGCCTCGATATCGCGTTTTGCTCCATAATGACGAGTACAACCCTATGGAGTATGTGGTGCAGGTTCTACTAACCACAGTACCAAACCTCACTCAACCTCAGGCTGTTAGTATCATGATGGAAGCACATACCAACGGGCTAGCCTTAGTCATTACTTGCGCTCAAGAACACGCCGAGTTCTATTGCGAAACCTTGAAAAATCATGGTTTGACTAGCACAATTGAACCTGAAGAATAA
- a CDS encoding STAS domain-containing protein: MQAVLDYPKITVISPQGCLNAKNALEFETNLTKALAQDGISILLVNLEYVESLDSKGLMALVSALKLAQKLGRRFSLCTVPPSLKIIFELTQLDQIFEIFQGQAAFEAACLSTEDATLTYA; encoded by the coding sequence ATGCAAGCAGTACTAGACTATCCAAAAATAACTGTTATTAGTCCTCAAGGCTGCCTAAATGCCAAAAACGCTTTGGAATTTGAAACAAACTTAACAAAAGCGCTAGCACAAGATGGAATTTCTATCTTGCTGGTGAATTTAGAGTATGTAGAATCATTAGACAGTAAAGGTTTGATGGCATTAGTGTCGGCACTCAAACTGGCTCAAAAGCTGGGACGGCGCTTCAGCCTTTGCACGGTTCCACCGTCACTCAAAATTATATTTGAACTTACCCAACTAGATCAGATATTTGAGATATTTCAAGGTCAAGCCGCGTTTGAAGCTGCTTGCCTCTCCACAGAAGACGCAACACTGACCTATGCCTAA
- a CDS encoding pentapeptide repeat-containing protein, with translation MNIEEIRLGKLKHLPGASLEDEDLSNADLSRVNLAGAHLVGTTFTGSKLEGGHLEGANLMGANLVETDLRANLMGANLMQADLTSADLRGSNLRGANLMGARLSEVSFVGAFLSGANLMNVNLQGVDFRGADLRGANLTGANLKGADLSRADLQGALLSETNLEEADLRSANLAGANLTGANLLCAELEGANLSGVNLERACLVGTVLEMAS, from the coding sequence ATGAATATTGAAGAAATTCGCTTAGGAAAACTCAAACATCTGCCAGGAGCTTCTTTAGAAGACGAGGATTTATCAAATGCTGATTTAAGTCGCGTCAATCTTGCTGGTGCTCACCTTGTCGGCACAACTTTTACAGGTTCCAAACTCGAAGGTGGACATTTAGAAGGTGCAAATTTGATGGGAGCCAACCTTGTAGAAACCGACTTGCGAGCAAACCTGATGGGAGCAAATTTGATGCAAGCAGATTTGACGAGTGCTGACTTGCGGGGTAGCAATTTGCGTGGCGCTAACTTAATGGGAGCAAGACTGAGTGAAGTGTCGTTTGTAGGTGCTTTTTTGAGTGGTGCCAATTTGATGAATGTCAATTTACAAGGTGTTGATTTTCGAGGTGCTGACTTACGAGGTGCGAATTTGACTGGGGCTAATCTCAAAGGTGCAGACTTGAGTCGCGCAGATTTGCAAGGAGCTTTGTTGAGTGAGACTAATCTAGAAGAAGCCGACTTGCGCTCTGCAAATCTTGCTGGTGCGAATTTGACGGGTGCGAATTTACTATGTGCAGAACTAGAAGGTGCTAATTTAAGTGGCGTGAATTTAGAGCGAGCGTGTTTGGTGGGAACAGTACTTGAGATGGCTTCGTGA
- a CDS encoding CPBP family intramembrane glutamic endopeptidase, with protein sequence MRLGAFIFTLLILWLPFAAPIYLLVSDTNLVSILTMVLLYVEFIILLRLWGNHVYNQPQILRHYGLELTRLNGVELLRGLAIGIIGVLILFGLQGSLGWLVWQQPKVFFLKLILESLIVALGVGFAEELLFRGWLLDELQRDYSQSLALWASAIAYAALHFIKPLEAIIHILPQFPALVILGLTQVWGKRWRRGRLGLPIGYHAGLIWGYYIVNVGDLITYTKKVPEWMTGIDRNPLAGVMGLLLLSVLALSMRRRAVKN encoded by the coding sequence ATGAGGCTGGGAGCATTTATATTTACTTTGTTGATACTGTGGTTGCCTTTCGCTGCACCAATTTATTTACTTGTGTCTGATACCAACTTAGTTAGTATCTTGACAATGGTACTGCTGTATGTTGAGTTTATCATTCTACTCAGACTATGGGGCAACCACGTTTATAATCAACCCCAGATCCTACGGCATTATGGCTTAGAACTGACGCGACTCAATGGTGTAGAACTGCTGCGCGGTTTGGCTATTGGGATTATTGGAGTTCTAATTTTGTTTGGGTTACAAGGTAGCTTAGGTTGGTTAGTGTGGCAACAACCTAAAGTTTTTTTTCTCAAACTGATTTTAGAGAGTTTAATTGTTGCCTTGGGCGTTGGGTTTGCTGAAGAATTATTATTCCGAGGCTGGTTGCTGGATGAGTTGCAACGAGATTACAGCCAAAGTCTTGCGCTTTGGGCAAGTGCGATCGCTTATGCTGCATTGCACTTTATTAAGCCGCTAGAAGCGATTATTCACATACTACCTCAATTCCCAGCCTTAGTCATATTGGGGTTAACGCAGGTATGGGGAAAGCGTTGGCGTAGGGGAAGGCTTGGTTTACCCATTGGATACCACGCGGGTTTGATTTGGGGTTATTACATTGTTAACGTGGGCGATTTAATTACGTATACAAAAAAAGTGCCCGAGTGGATGACAGGAATTGATCGTAATCCACTAGCAGGGGTTATGGGTCTATTACTTTTAAGCGTGCTGGCGTTGTCGATGAGAAGGCGAGCAGTTAAGAATTAG
- a CDS encoding photosystem II high light acclimation radical SAM protein, whose product MEVKRPVMDNRILYVRLPCNPIFPIGVIYLADHVHKLFDTIEQRIFDLGTVPPLDYAAALDKCIDEFKPTLLVYSWRDIQIYAPVGGRGGNPLQYSFEFFYSRNPLLKIKGAIGLLRIASGYYGELWRNLGLIKRGIKRAKRYNPHARVIVGGGAVSVFYEQVGKSLPKGTIVSVGEGETLLTKLLSAQEFRDERCYVVGEDKPRDRLIHEQPAPLEKTACDYNYIESIWPEFNYYLQEQDFYIGVQTKRGCPHNCCYCVYTVVEGKQVRINPAEEVVAEMRQLYDRGIRNFWFTDAQFIPARKFMSDAVELLQKIIDSGMTDIHWAAYIRADNLTPELCDLMAKTGMNYFEIGITSGSQELVRKMRMGYNLRTVLQNCRDLKAAGFNDLVSVNYSFNVIDERLETIRQTIAYHRELERIFGADKVEPAIFFIGLQPHTHLEEYAFKENILKPGYDPMNITPWTVQKMLWNPEPLGSFFGEVCLQAWRQNPNDFGREVMKILEEKLGCADLEEALSSPVETKEKQLVSVS is encoded by the coding sequence ATGGAAGTTAAAAGACCTGTAATGGACAACCGAATTCTCTACGTTCGCCTTCCTTGTAACCCCATCTTTCCAATTGGGGTAATTTATCTTGCAGATCACGTCCACAAGCTGTTTGATACCATAGAACAGCGGATTTTTGATTTGGGGACAGTACCACCTCTAGATTATGCTGCTGCCCTGGATAAGTGTATAGATGAATTCAAGCCCACACTACTAGTGTATTCGTGGCGGGATATTCAAATTTATGCGCCTGTTGGTGGACGTGGCGGTAACCCATTGCAATATTCCTTCGAGTTTTTCTACTCCCGCAATCCATTACTCAAGATAAAAGGGGCTATTGGTTTGTTGCGGATTGCGTCGGGATACTACGGTGAGTTGTGGCGGAATTTGGGCTTAATTAAACGGGGCATTAAACGCGCTAAACGTTATAACCCCCATGCTCGGGTGATTGTCGGTGGTGGTGCTGTCAGCGTCTTTTACGAGCAAGTGGGTAAAAGCTTACCCAAGGGAACAATTGTTTCGGTGGGAGAAGGCGAAACCCTGCTGACAAAACTTTTAAGCGCTCAAGAATTTCGCGATGAAAGGTGTTATGTCGTAGGAGAAGATAAACCACGCGATCGCCTGATTCACGAACAACCCGCTCCTCTAGAAAAAACTGCTTGCGACTACAACTATATTGAAAGCATCTGGCCGGAATTTAACTATTACCTGCAAGAACAAGACTTTTATATAGGTGTCCAAACTAAGCGTGGTTGTCCCCACAACTGCTGTTATTGCGTCTACACTGTCGTCGAAGGCAAACAAGTACGCATCAACCCAGCGGAGGAAGTCGTTGCTGAGATGCGGCAATTGTACGATCGCGGCATTCGTAACTTCTGGTTTACCGATGCCCAATTTATCCCAGCGCGAAAATTTATGAGCGATGCTGTAGAACTCTTACAGAAAATCATCGATTCTGGCATGACAGATATCCACTGGGCAGCATACATCAGAGCCGACAACCTCACACCAGAGTTGTGTGACTTGATGGCGAAAACCGGGATGAACTACTTTGAAATTGGTATTACCAGTGGTTCTCAAGAACTCGTGCGGAAAATGCGGATGGGTTACAACCTACGAACAGTTTTGCAAAACTGCCGCGACTTGAAAGCCGCTGGATTCAACGACTTAGTTTCTGTCAATTACTCATTTAACGTCATTGACGAACGTCTTGAAACCATCCGCCAAACCATAGCCTACCACCGTGAACTCGAACGCATCTTCGGTGCGGATAAAGTCGAACCTGCGATTTTCTTCATCGGTTTGCAACCCCATACCCACCTCGAAGAATACGCCTTCAAAGAAAATATTCTTAAACCAGGGTATGATCCGATGAACATTACACCTTGGACTGTCCAGAAAATGCTCTGGAACCCCGAACCCCTCGGTTCATTCTTTGGTGAAGTCTGTTTGCAAGCATGGCGACAAAACCCTAATGACTTCGGACGCGAAGTTATGAAAATTTTAGAAGAAAAGCTGGGTTGTGCCGACTTAGAAGAAGCACTTTCTTCACCCGTTGAGACGAAAGAAAAACAACTAGTAAGCGTATCATAG